The genomic region CTAATAAGCAATTCATCTTGAGACACTTGGATTCTGCATAACTCTCTGGCTCCTCAAGATTTCCCCCCCTAGATTTAACATGTCAACAAGATTCTTGCCTGGTCCGTTTGTGTGGACTAGAGTTCCTATTTTTGTAGTGGGTTGTAATTCATTGTTGTGCTTAGTTACTTTGGTGCTCAAATTGTCCAAGACTTGGTTAGTGGGAGCCCTGTGAAGCTGGCCTCATGTCATTAGGTGCACCATTTTTTCTTGCACAGATGCAAGAATCTTCGCTTGTCTTGTCACCCTGCCTTATCTCTAGGGTTAGCCACTTTCCCCAGGAGCACTCACTCCCTGCTTCAGCATTTAGCATActccttagtttttttttccttcatcagGCTGGACTGTCCCTCTTTCAGGTACATATGTATCCATCTTACTCATATCTTCACCTAACATAAGACTTGGGACATTAGGTATTTACTAAACAGTTTTTGagtaaaaaaaattgattttaggctggcagagtagttcagACAGTacaatgcctgccttgcaagtgtaaagccctgaattcaaaccctagtaccaccacaaaaaaagaagaaaaagatttttgttaCAGTTCAGTGATTAAAATTGGGTTCCAAAATTATGATGctgatagattttctttttttctccctttgtctAGGAAGACATGGTGGCTCTTTGGCAATGAGAAGCATTGAAAACTGACCTCCTGCTGGTGTATAAGCACTATGGGACCTGACATTTTGACTGCTTGGGCAGCCAGCCTCCACTGCACTGGACAACACTAATCTGATCTTGAAGTGGCTGATTGTGGCAGGATGTGTGGACGATGATGATGGCAAGGAAGCAAGATGTCCGCATTCCCACCTACAACATCAGTGTGGTGGGGTTATCTGggacagagaaggagaaaggccAGTGCGGCATCGGGAAGTCATGTCTGTGCAACCGTTTTGTGCGCCCCAGTGCTGATGAGTTTCACTTGGACCATACCTCTGTCCTCAGCACCAGTGACTTTGGTGGACGAGTGGTCAATAATGACCACTTTCTCTACTGGGGAGAAGTCAGCCGTTCCCTGGAGGACTGTGTGGAATGTAAGATGCACATTGTGGAACAGACAGAATTTATTGATGACCAGACTTTCCAACCTCATCGGAGCACAGCCCTGCAGCCCTACATCAAGAGGGCTGCAGCAACCAAGCTGGCATCAGCTGAAAAGCTCATGTACTTTTGCACTGACCAGCTGGGCTTGGAGCAGGACTTTGAGCAGAAACAGATGCCAGATGGAAAGCTGCTGATCGATGGTTTCCTCCTTGGGATTGACGTTAGCAGGGGCATGAACAGGAACTTTGATGACCAGCTCAAGTTTGTCTCCAACCTCTACAATCAGCTCTCGAAAACAAAAAAGCCCATCGTGGTGGTCCTGACCAAGTGTGATGAGGGTGTTGAGCGGTACATTAGAGATGCACATACTTTCGCCTTAAGCAAAAAGAACCTCCAGGTCGTAGAGACCTCAGCAAGGTCCAACGTAAATGTGGACTTGGCTTTCAGTACCTTAGTGCAGCTCATTGATAAAAGCCGGGGAAAGACCAAGATCATTCCTTACTTTGAAGCgctcaagcagcagagtcagCAGATAGCCACTGCGAAAGACAAGTACGAGTGGCTGGTGAGTCGCATCGTGAAACACCACAATGAGAACTGGCTGAGTGTCAGCCGAAAGATGCAGGCCTCTCCAGAGTACCAGGACTATGTCTATCTGGAAGGGACTCAGAAAGCCAAGAAGCTCTTCCTGCAACACGTCCACCGGCTCAAGCATGAGCACATTGAGCGTAGGAGGAAGCTGTACCTGGCGGCCCTGCCCTTGGCTTTTGAAGCCCTCATACCAAACCTGGATGAAATAGACCACCTAAGCTGCATCAAGGCCAAGAAGCTCCTAGAAGCCAAGCCGGAATTCTTGAAGTGGTTCGTTGTGCTTGAGGAGACCCCGTGGGATGCCACCAGCCACATCGACAACATGGAGAACGAGAGGGTTCCCTTTGACCTGATGGACACTGCCTCTGCTGAGCAGCTCTATGAGGCCCACTTGGAGAGGCTGAGGAACGAGCGGAAGAGAGCCGAGATGAGGCGGGCGTTCAAGGAGAACCTGGAGACCTCGCCGTTCATAACCCCTGGGAAGCCTTGGGAAGAGGCGCGCAGCTTTATTATGAACGAGGACTTCTACCAGTGGCTAGAAGAACCTGTGTACATGGACATTTATGGCAAGCACCAAAAGCAGATCATAGACAAGGCAAAGGAGGAGTTCCAGGAGCTGCTTTTGGAGTATTCAGAATTGTTTTATGAGCTCGAGCTGGATGCTAAGCCCAGCAAGGAGAAGATGGGTGTCATTCAGGATGTTTTGGGGGAGGAGCAGCGATTTAAAGCATTACAGAAGCTCCAGGCGGAGCGCGATGCCCTCATTCTAAAGCACATTCATTTTGTGTACCACCCAACAAAGGAGACATGCCCCAGCTGCCCGGCTTGTGTGGACGCGAAGATCGAGCACTTGATTAGTTCTCGGTTTATCCGGCCATCTGACCGGAATCAGAAGAATTCACTCTCTGACCCCAACATTGATAGGATCAATTTGGTTATCTTGGGCAAGGACGGCCTCGCCCGAGAGTTGGCCAATGAAATTCGAGCTCTGTGTACAAATGATGACAAGTATGTGATAGACGGGAAGATGTACGAGCTTTCTCTGAGGCCTATAGAGGGGAATGTCAGGCTTCCTGTGAACTCCTTTCAGACACCCACCTTTCAGCCCCATGGCTGCCTCTGCCTTTACAATTCAAAGGAGTCACTGTCCTATGTTGTTGAGAGTATAGAGAAGAGCAGAGAGTCCACACTGGGCAGGCGGGACAATCATTTAGTCCACCTCCCCCTGACCTTAATTCTGGTCAATAAGAGAGGAGACACCAGTGGAGAGACCCTGCACAGCCTAATACAACAAGGCCAGCAAATTGCTAGCAAGCTTCAGTGTGTCTTTCTCGATCCTGCGTCTGCTGGCATCGGTTACGGAAGGAACATTAATGAGAAGCAAATCAGTCAGGTTTTAAAGGGACTCCTGGACTCCAAGCGTAACCTAAACCTGGTCAGTTCTACTGCTAGCATCAAAGACTTAGCTGATGTTGACCTGCGGATTGTCATGTGTCTGATGTGTGGAGATCCCTTCAGTGCAGATGACATCCTCTTTCCTGTCTTGCAGTCCCAAACCTGTAAGTCTTCCCATTGTGGAAGCAGCAACTCTGTGTTACTTGAACTTCCAATCGGGCTACACAAGAAGCGCATTGAACTGTCAGTTCTTTCTTACCATTCCTCCTTTAGCATCCGAAAGAGCCGGTTGGTTCATGGgtacattgttttttattcagcCAAACGTAAGGCCTCCTTGGCTATGTTACGTGCCTTTCTTTGTGAAGTGCAAGATATTATCCCCATCCAGCTTGTAGCACTCACCGATGGCGCCATAGATGTCCTGGACAATGACTTGAGTCGGGAACAGCTGACAGAGGGGGAGGAGATTGCTCAAGAAATTGATGGAAGGTTCACAAGCATCCCGTGTAGCCAGCCCCAGCACAAGCTTGAGATCTTTCACCCATTTTTTAAAGACGTGGTGGAGAAAAAGAACATCATCGAGGCCACTCACATGTATGACAATGCTGCCGAGGCCTGTAGCACCACGGAGGAGGTGTTCAACTCCCCCCGGGCAGGGTCGCCGCTCTGCAATTCCAACCTACAGGACTCGGAAGAGGACATTGAGCCACCATCATACAGCCTGTTTCGGGAAGACACGTCACTGCCCTCTCTGTCCAAGGACCATTCCAAGCTCTCTATGGAACTGGAGGGAAATGACGGGCTGTCTTTCATCATGAGCAATTTCGAGAgtaaactcaacaacaaagtacCTCCACCAGTCAAACCAAAGCCTCCTGTCCATTTTGAAATTACCAAGGGAGATCTGTCTTATTTGGACCAAGGCCACAGGGATGGGCAAAGGAAGTCTATGTCTTCTAGCCCCTGGCTGCCTCAGGATGGGTTTGATCCCTCTGACTATGCGGAACCCATGGATGCTGTGGTCAAGCCaaggaatgaagaagaaaacataTACTCTGTGCCCCATGACAGCACCCAAGGCAAGATCATTACTATCCGGAACATCAACAAAGCCCAGTCCAACGGCAGCGGCAATGGTTCTGACAGTGAAATGGACACGAGTTCTCTAGAGCGTGGCCGCAAGGTGTCCATTGTGAGCAAGCCGGTGCTGTATAGGACGAGGTGCACCCGCCTGGGGCGATTTGCCAGCTACCGAACCAGCTTCAGCGTGGGCAGTGACGATGAGCTGGGGCCCATACGGAAGAAAGAAGAGGACCAGGCCTCCCAGGGATACAAAGGGGACAATGCTGTCATTCCCTATGAAACAGACGAAGACCCGAGGAGGAGGAACATTCTTCGCAGTCTGAGGAGGAACACTAAGGTAGATACCGACTCAGGATGAGTTAGAGGAGTGGTTGGCTCAGCTCAGCAACTTGGTGAGAGGCCATTGATATTGGCTTTTCAAGGATACtatgcatgagagagagagagcgagaaagagagggagagagacagagagagaaaatatgaatgaatttaTTCTCTGATCCAGCATTAAAAAGTTAGCAGTGTCTCAGATAGCTATTACTGGCACCTTGGAGAGATAGCCTGAGCGGTCTTTGTCTAAAACAATTTCTAAAATGAGCAGATAGCACAGAACTTCTCAATGTGACAACTGACAGTATGGTTGCTCTTTCTTCACTTGGACACTAGAATGCAAAGTCACATCCCAGCCTCAGTGCTGAGCATCTGTGGCCTCCATCCCTTACACACTCTTTTCTCCTTGTACTCTCCTGCAGAGGTTGGCGCGCTATAGATTAGTGAATTAGTGTAGATCAGCAACAGAAGTGGAAAAGAACTGCTGCTGAGAGGTATAAACCTGTCCTGTATTTGTCAGATGGGGCACCATCTATCTGCGTTATTTCATTCTGCACAGAATCGCTGCTGCCATCAGTGAGAGCTGCGGAGTGCATTTAGGCACCACAGTGGGGCAGAAAGGGAAAGTCTGCAGTGTAAATGTCAGGCCTACTCTTCCACATGTGGAGGCAGTCGTGGCAAAGGCAGGAGCAGGCAGATGTTCTTCTCTCACTTGGAATTGTGGTTTGTAGTTTGCAGGGCAGAGGTCTGTAAGGGGTACACTGTTCTCTTGGGCTTGGGCTCTGAGACAAGAGTCTTTCCCAgcctactcttttctttttttctccatttagatTAGGGGGAAATACTGTTTTTTCAGAGAAAGACATCTTGGTGAgagatccaaaaaaaaaaaatacaatgaccCTTGACCAGAATTTATGACATACAGAATGGTTTTTTTTCTACATTGAAAGCATTTGCTCCTCTCCTTCCCACAAAACAGCAGAGAACAGTCACTTGTCTGAAGGTATTACAGGAACCTTTCGAAAGAAAAGTTTTCAGAAACTTAGCTGCTACAAGACATGAAATCAGAAGGACCCGGGGTCCGGGCTGACTTGAGAGCTAACACCATCTAGCATAGAGGCCAGTTGGGCAGCCTCGGGCCCTCAGACGTACATGAACCTGGAGCCCTTGCCTCTCACTTTGTGGGAGTTTTCTTGTGGTACAGAGCAGGATCATGTGATCTGTTCTCACTGCCTGGTGATTATTAAGTAGCACTCCCTTCTTCCTGTTTGATTTCCCACCACTTGTTTTTCCGC from Castor canadensis chromosome 16, mCasCan1.hap1v2, whole genome shotgun sequence harbors:
- the Arhgap35 gene encoding rho GTPase-activating protein 35 is translated as MMMARKQDVRIPTYNISVVGLSGTEKEKGQCGIGKSCLCNRFVRPSADEFHLDHTSVLSTSDFGGRVVNNDHFLYWGEVSRSLEDCVECKMHIVEQTEFIDDQTFQPHRSTALQPYIKRAAATKLASAEKLMYFCTDQLGLEQDFEQKQMPDGKLLIDGFLLGIDVSRGMNRNFDDQLKFVSNLYNQLSKTKKPIVVVLTKCDEGVERYIRDAHTFALSKKNLQVVETSARSNVNVDLAFSTLVQLIDKSRGKTKIIPYFEALKQQSQQIATAKDKYEWLVSRIVKHHNENWLSVSRKMQASPEYQDYVYLEGTQKAKKLFLQHVHRLKHEHIERRRKLYLAALPLAFEALIPNLDEIDHLSCIKAKKLLEAKPEFLKWFVVLEETPWDATSHIDNMENERVPFDLMDTASAEQLYEAHLERLRNERKRAEMRRAFKENLETSPFITPGKPWEEARSFIMNEDFYQWLEEPVYMDIYGKHQKQIIDKAKEEFQELLLEYSELFYELELDAKPSKEKMGVIQDVLGEEQRFKALQKLQAERDALILKHIHFVYHPTKETCPSCPACVDAKIEHLISSRFIRPSDRNQKNSLSDPNIDRINLVILGKDGLARELANEIRALCTNDDKYVIDGKMYELSLRPIEGNVRLPVNSFQTPTFQPHGCLCLYNSKESLSYVVESIEKSRESTLGRRDNHLVHLPLTLILVNKRGDTSGETLHSLIQQGQQIASKLQCVFLDPASAGIGYGRNINEKQISQVLKGLLDSKRNLNLVSSTASIKDLADVDLRIVMCLMCGDPFSADDILFPVLQSQTCKSSHCGSSNSVLLELPIGLHKKRIELSVLSYHSSFSIRKSRLVHGYIVFYSAKRKASLAMLRAFLCEVQDIIPIQLVALTDGAIDVLDNDLSREQLTEGEEIAQEIDGRFTSIPCSQPQHKLEIFHPFFKDVVEKKNIIEATHMYDNAAEACSTTEEVFNSPRAGSPLCNSNLQDSEEDIEPPSYSLFREDTSLPSLSKDHSKLSMELEGNDGLSFIMSNFESKLNNKVPPPVKPKPPVHFEITKGDLSYLDQGHRDGQRKSMSSSPWLPQDGFDPSDYAEPMDAVVKPRNEEENIYSVPHDSTQGKIITIRNINKAQSNGSGNGSDSEMDTSSLERGRKVSIVSKPVLYRTRCTRLGRFASYRTSFSVGSDDELGPIRKKEEDQASQGYKGDNAVIPYETDEDPRRRNILRSLRRNTKKPKPKPRPSITKATWESNYFGVPLTTVVTPEKPIPIFIERCIEYIEATGLSTEGIYRVSGNKSEMESLQRQFDQDHNLDLAEKDFTVNTVAGAMKSFFSELPDPLVPYSMQIDLVEAHKINDREQKLHALKEVLKKFPKENHEVFKYVISHLNKVSHNNKVNLMTSENLSICFWPTLMRPDFSTMDALTATRTYQTIIELFIQQCPFFFHNRPISEPPGTMPSSPSAVASTVPFLTSTPVTSQPSPPQSPPPTPQSPMQPLLPSQLQAEHTL